The DNA segment CATCCAGGCCAACGACCTGCTGCTGCCGAGCTTCTTGCAGACTGCCAAGGCGTTCTATGACGGCCTGCTCAGCGGCGAACTGCTGGGCAAGGTATGGATCTCACTCACCGTGCTTATTCAGGGGTATCTGATCGGCATCGTCCTGGCCTTTGGTCTGACCACCCTGGCGGTGTCGACCCAACTGGGCCGTGACCTGCTCAGTACCCTGACCGCCATGTTCAACCCGCTGCCGGCCATCGCCCTGTTGCCGCTGGCGTTGCTGTGGTTTGGCCTGGGCCAGAACAGCCTGATCTTCGTCCTGGTGCACTCGGTGCTCTGGGCACTGGCGTTGAACACCTATGCCGGTTTTCTGGGGGTGTCCGAGACGCAGCGCATGGCCGGTCGCAACTATGGCCTCAAGGGGCTGCGCTTTGTCTGGCACATCCTGATTCCGGCGGCGCTGCCGTCGATCCTGGCTGGCCTGAAGATTGGCTGGGCCTTCGCCTGGCGCACCCTGATCGCCGCCGAACTGGTGTTCGGCGCCTCGTCGGGCAAGGGCGGCCTGGGCTGGTACATCTTCCAGAACCGCAACGAGCTGTACACCGATAAGGTGTTTGCCGGCCTGGCTGCGGTGATCCTTATCGGCCTGCTGGTCGAGAACCTGTTGTTCGCCAATATCGAGCGTCTGACCGTTAAACGCTGGGGCATGCAG comes from the Pseudomonas sp. StFLB209 genome and includes:
- a CDS encoding ABC transporter permease, which encodes MSISTNPSSPRREEYEVALEPFVQSELARDIPLLQRIWQLGWVRKTLIMIVLAVLWEVVARIQANDLLLPSFLQTAKAFYDGLLSGELLGKVWISLTVLIQGYLIGIVLAFGLTTLAVSTQLGRDLLSTLTAMFNPLPAIALLPLALLWFGLGQNSLIFVLVHSVLWALALNTYAGFLGVSETQRMAGRNYGLKGLRFVWHILIPAALPSILAGLKIGWAFAWRTLIAAELVFGASSGKGGLGWYIFQNRNELYTDKVFAGLAAVILIGLLVENLLFANIERLTVKRWGMQR